A window of the Lysinibacillus irui genome harbors these coding sequences:
- the flgD gene encoding flagellar hook assembly protein FlgD translates to MADATTTKATNQAITDDLYYSNYRKPTKQTGNSELGKDAFLQLLITQLQHQDPTNPMDDREFISQMAQFSSLEQMQNMTKAMESLLASQQQTQMMSYSTFVGKEVKWHEITEEKDEKGNPVVNEGTGVIESLKFVDGSVVFVLADGKEITPGNISGILGGSGTNTTGDNTATESPLVQASKLIGKNVTYKDGEQELQGRIVSVSNKDGVIYYVLDNDKKLTDKDFTVISE, encoded by the coding sequence ATGGCAGATGCAACTACGACGAAAGCGACCAATCAGGCTATAACAGACGACCTTTATTACTCTAATTATAGAAAACCTACGAAGCAAACAGGTAATAGTGAACTTGGTAAGGATGCCTTTCTACAATTGTTAATAACACAATTACAGCATCAGGATCCTACGAATCCGATGGATGACCGAGAATTTATTTCTCAGATGGCACAGTTTTCTTCTTTAGAGCAAATGCAAAACATGACAAAGGCCATGGAATCTTTACTAGCATCACAGCAACAAACACAAATGATGAGTTATTCGACATTTGTTGGCAAAGAAGTTAAATGGCATGAAATTACAGAAGAGAAAGATGAAAAAGGGAATCCTGTTGTTAATGAAGGAACAGGCGTTATCGAGTCCCTTAAATTTGTTGATGGAAGTGTTGTATTCGTTTTAGCTGATGGGAAAGAAATAACTCCGGGCAATATTTCAGGAATCTTAGGTGGCTCTGGAACAAATACCACTGGTGATAACACAGCTACAGAATCTCCACTCGTGCAGGCAAGTAAATTGATTGGTAAAAATGTGACGTATAAAGATGGAGAACAAGAATTACAAGGGCGAATCGTTTCTGTTTCAAATAAAGATGGCGTCATTTATTACGTTTTAGATAATGATAAAAAACTAACAGATAAAGATTTTACTGTAATTAGCGAATAA
- a CDS encoding TIGR02530 family flagellar biosynthesis protein → MDKFSIHRVPLHPSIRTTQPTSLNSQQSSFKAHLQEAAKQELKVSKHAHERMMERKIDISEQEWQVVSDKVFEARSKGVKQPLVLMDQAALIISAKNATVITAMDRTEAKQQLFTNIDGTIVL, encoded by the coding sequence ATGGATAAGTTTTCAATTCATCGTGTACCCTTGCATCCATCTATTCGCACAACACAGCCTACATCACTCAATTCACAGCAATCTTCGTTTAAAGCGCATTTACAAGAAGCGGCAAAGCAAGAGCTAAAGGTGAGCAAGCATGCGCATGAACGAATGATGGAGCGCAAAATCGATATCTCTGAACAAGAATGGCAGGTTGTATCGGATAAGGTATTTGAAGCACGCTCAAAAGGTGTCAAACAACCATTAGTTTTGATGGATCAAGCAGCTTTAATTATCAGTGCTAAAAACGCGACTGTCATTACAGCAATGGATCGCACGGAAGCAAAGCAACAGCTATTTACAAATATTGATGGCACGATTGTACTATAA
- a CDS encoding flagellar hook-basal body complex protein, which translates to MLRSMYSGISGLKNFQTKLDVIGNNIANVNTVGFKKGRVLFKDLMSQTQAGASAATATRGGVNPQQVGLGAQLAAIDTIHGGGSLQSTGRGLDLGIEGDGFFMVADANGAPDPDSGFIDDEGFNNTLFTRNGVFYMDSNGYIVNADGKYLVGVTAGEDIVMETDDDGINPDDAPVASGDEGANLFDDEGVLTPDDGTVGPIRIPTTAKEISIGANGTIEYVDLNGDRKWAGQLVMAKFPNAGGLSKVGGNYYQQTANSGAAYAQVATVAGMGKVVPGTVEMSNVDLSEEFTEMIVAQRGFQANTRIITTSDEVLQELVNLKR; encoded by the coding sequence ATGTTACGTTCTATGTATTCAGGTATTTCAGGTCTTAAAAACTTCCAAACAAAGCTAGATGTTATTGGTAATAACATCGCGAATGTTAATACTGTGGGCTTTAAAAAAGGTCGAGTTCTTTTTAAAGATTTAATGTCTCAGACACAAGCTGGTGCATCTGCAGCAACTGCTACTCGAGGTGGGGTTAACCCGCAACAAGTTGGTTTGGGCGCTCAATTAGCAGCTATTGATACAATACATGGCGGCGGCTCATTACAAAGTACCGGACGTGGACTTGACTTAGGGATTGAAGGAGATGGCTTCTTTATGGTAGCCGATGCAAATGGAGCTCCAGACCCAGATAGTGGTTTTATTGATGATGAAGGATTTAATAATACTTTATTTACCCGCAATGGTGTCTTCTACATGGATAGTAATGGCTATATAGTAAATGCAGATGGGAAATATTTAGTGGGTGTAACTGCAGGAGAAGATATCGTTATGGAAACTGATGATGATGGTATTAATCCAGATGATGCACCAGTTGCTTCTGGAGATGAAGGTGCAAACTTATTTGATGATGAAGGTGTACTAACACCTGATGATGGAACTGTGGGACCAATACGTATCCCAACGACTGCTAAAGAGATTAGCATCGGGGCTAATGGTACGATTGAATATGTAGACCTAAACGGTGATCGTAAATGGGCAGGTCAGCTAGTTATGGCTAAATTCCCAAATGCTGGAGGTCTTTCTAAGGTTGGTGGGAACTATTATCAACAAACTGCTAACTCTGGTGCTGCTTATGCACAAGTAGCCACTGTTGCAGGGATGGGTAAAGTAGTGCCAGGGACAGTAGAAATGTCCAATGTTGACCTTTCAGAAGAATTTACAGAGATGATTGTAGCGCAACGTGGTTTCCAAGCAAATACACGTATTATTACTACTTCGGATGAAGTGTTACAAGAGCTAGTAAACTTAAAACGATAA
- a CDS encoding flagellar FlbD family protein, which produces MIELTRLSGKAFTLNALYIETVESFPDTTITLTTGTKVIVLESEDEVRQKVTAFYNNIQILSNPHLRGEKDEE; this is translated from the coding sequence ATGATAGAGCTAACACGTCTTAGTGGCAAAGCATTTACATTAAACGCTTTATACATAGAAACAGTCGAATCTTTCCCAGATACGACTATTACTTTAACAACTGGAACAAAAGTAATTGTTTTAGAGAGTGAAGATGAGGTGCGACAAAAGGTAACTGCCTTTTATAACAATATACAAATTTTATCCAACCCGCATCTACGAGGTGAAAAAGATGAAGAATAA
- the fliL gene encoding flagellar basal body-associated protein FliL, with product MKNNKMLTMIIILLVAVILIGVILFVLLTQFNKPTGAVEPSIDEIVESTVEVPEITTNLADKRVVRLSLKIQTTSKDAAAELTKRVFQVQNIAIQELSEMEQKDLEGKQGKQIFQKSLKTRLNELMQEGEVQEVYFTSFITQ from the coding sequence ATGAAGAATAATAAAATGTTAACAATGATTATTATTTTGCTAGTGGCAGTCATACTGATTGGGGTTATTTTGTTTGTATTGCTTACACAATTTAATAAACCAACAGGAGCTGTTGAGCCATCCATTGACGAGATTGTAGAGTCCACAGTGGAGGTACCAGAAATCACAACAAATCTTGCTGATAAAAGAGTTGTGCGCTTGTCATTAAAAATTCAAACAACAAGTAAAGATGCTGCTGCAGAATTAACAAAGCGTGTTTTCCAAGTGCAAAACATTGCCATTCAAGAGCTTTCTGAAATGGAGCAAAAGGATTTAGAAGGTAAGCAAGGCAAACAAATTTTCCAAAAATCATTAAAAACAAGGTTAAATGAATTGATGCAAGAGGGAGAAGTTCAGGAAGTATATTTTACCTCCTTCATCACTCAATAA
- the fliM gene encoding flagellar motor switch protein FliM codes for MAGDVLSQSEIDALLSAISTGEMSADDIKKEDEVRKVKVYDFKRALRFSKDQIRSLTRIHENFARLLTTFFSAQLRSYVQITVASVDQIPFEEFVRSIPNMTLINVFEVPPLDGNILMEINPNIAYSMLDRLMGGSGASHSNVDNLTEIETKIMTNLFERSFDNLREAWENVAEIDPILVELEVNPQFLQMISPNETVVVISLNTIIGETSGMINICIPHVVLEPIVPNLSVRYWMQTNTKEMSPEQTKMLETRVKQAQLPLSVELGLTDITIEDFLTMQVGDVIQLDQKIEDPLLLKVGTLPKFTVQPGKQGKKLAIQIIDPLKGGDEDE; via the coding sequence ATGGCAGGAGATGTGTTATCTCAATCCGAGATAGATGCGCTGCTTTCCGCTATATCAACTGGCGAAATGTCAGCAGATGACATAAAAAAAGAGGATGAGGTTCGCAAAGTTAAAGTATATGACTTTAAACGTGCACTTAGATTCTCAAAAGATCAAATCCGAAGTTTGACCCGAATACATGAAAATTTTGCACGATTATTGACAACCTTCTTCTCTGCACAACTTAGAAGCTATGTGCAGATTACGGTTGCATCAGTAGACCAAATACCATTTGAAGAGTTTGTTCGTTCGATTCCGAATATGACACTCATTAATGTGTTTGAAGTGCCACCATTAGATGGTAATATATTGATGGAAATAAATCCGAACATTGCCTATTCCATGTTAGATCGTTTAATGGGCGGTAGTGGGGCGAGTCATAGTAATGTAGATAATCTAACTGAAATTGAAACTAAAATTATGACAAACCTTTTTGAACGTTCATTCGATAATTTACGCGAGGCATGGGAAAATGTAGCGGAAATCGATCCGATTTTAGTGGAGCTTGAAGTAAATCCACAATTTTTACAAATGATTTCACCAAATGAAACAGTTGTTGTCATTTCGTTAAATACAATCATTGGTGAGACAAGCGGCATGATTAATATTTGTATTCCTCATGTTGTATTAGAGCCAATTGTTCCAAATCTTTCTGTTCGCTATTGGATGCAAACCAATACAAAAGAAATGTCTCCAGAACAAACAAAAATGCTGGAAACGCGTGTGAAACAAGCTCAATTACCACTTTCAGTTGAATTAGGTTTAACAGACATCACAATCGAAGATTTTCTTACAATGCAAGTTGGCGATGTTATTCAGTTAGATCAAAAAATTGAAGACCCATTACTATTGAAAGTAGGAACATTGCCGAAGTTTACTGTTCAACCAGGTAAGCAAGGTAAAAAATTAGCAATCCAGATTATCGACCCTTTGAAAGGAGGAGACGAAGATGAGTGA
- the fliY gene encoding flagellar motor switch phosphatase FliY produces the protein MSDEMLSQEEIEALLRGETLEDKNSDTAASSNDETNEIRVEDYLDSFAQDALGEVGNISFGSSATALSALLGQKVDITTPSISMINRNKLEEEFPHPYVAVQVEYTIGLTGMNLLVIKQSDAAIIADLMLGGDGLNPKPDLGEIQLSAVQEAMNQMMGSAATSMSTVFNKKVDISPPTIDLMNISQDEGRENIPEDDLLVKVSFRLRIGNLIDSNLMQLLPLKFSQNIVKSLLGETESIEEPVAATIAPEAPPVAPTPVQQSVPATPPPAQPIYEQPAAPMQQPIYQEQPQFTQPSRPAQPVNVQQAQFASFDTNVISQSEARNLNMLLDIPLQVTVELGRTKRSVKEILELSSGSIIELDKLAGEPVDILVNSRLIAKGEVVVIDENFGVRITDVLSQAERLNNLR, from the coding sequence ATGAGTGATGAAATGCTCTCCCAAGAAGAAATTGAAGCGTTATTAAGGGGCGAGACGTTGGAAGATAAAAACAGCGACACTGCAGCTTCTTCAAATGATGAAACAAATGAAATTAGAGTAGAGGATTACCTAGATTCGTTTGCACAAGATGCATTAGGTGAGGTAGGTAATATTTCTTTTGGAAGCTCTGCTACAGCTCTTTCTGCGTTATTAGGTCAAAAAGTTGATATTACTACACCAAGTATTTCAATGATCAATCGCAATAAATTAGAAGAGGAATTTCCTCATCCTTATGTGGCTGTTCAAGTGGAATACACGATTGGTTTAACGGGTATGAATTTACTTGTTATTAAACAATCGGATGCAGCCATTATTGCTGATTTAATGTTAGGTGGCGATGGATTAAATCCAAAGCCAGACTTAGGTGAAATTCAGTTAAGTGCTGTTCAAGAGGCAATGAACCAAATGATGGGTTCAGCGGCAACATCAATGTCAACAGTATTCAACAAAAAAGTGGATATCTCTCCACCGACAATAGATTTAATGAATATTTCACAAGACGAAGGTCGAGAGAATATACCAGAAGATGATTTACTCGTTAAAGTTTCATTTAGACTGCGAATTGGTAATTTAATTGATTCAAATTTAATGCAGCTCTTACCGCTTAAATTTAGTCAAAACATCGTAAAATCTCTATTAGGTGAAACAGAGTCAATTGAAGAACCAGTGGCTGCTACTATTGCTCCTGAAGCACCTCCAGTTGCACCAACGCCTGTTCAACAATCGGTGCCTGCAACACCGCCACCTGCCCAACCAATTTATGAGCAGCCGGCAGCACCAATGCAGCAACCTATATATCAGGAGCAACCACAGTTTACGCAACCATCAAGGCCTGCCCAACCTGTGAATGTGCAACAAGCACAGTTTGCTAGCTTCGATACAAATGTAATCTCTCAATCTGAAGCTAGAAATTTAAATATGCTACTTGATATTCCATTGCAAGTTACTGTAGAGTTAGGACGTACGAAGCGTTCTGTAAAAGAGATTTTAGAACTATCAAGTGGTTCGATTATTGAACTAGATAAATTAGCCGGGGAACCGGTTGATATTTTAGTGAATAGTCGTTTAATCGCTAAGGGTGAAGTTGTTGTTATTGATGAGAACTTTGGTGTCCGTATTACAGATGTTTTAAGTCAAGCAGAACGTTTAAATAATTTAAGATAG
- a CDS encoding response regulator, with the protein MSKRILIVDDAAFMRMMIKDILSKNGFEVVGEAADGLQAVEKYNELKPDLVTMDITMPEMDGIAALKAIKGSDPSATVIMCSAMGQQAMVIDAIQAGAKDFIVKPFQADRVIEAIQKALG; encoded by the coding sequence ATGTCTAAAAGAATTTTGATTGTAGACGATGCTGCATTTATGCGCATGATGATCAAGGATATTTTATCAAAAAATGGATTTGAAGTTGTTGGAGAGGCAGCAGATGGTTTACAGGCTGTTGAAAAGTACAATGAATTAAAACCAGATTTAGTAACAATGGATATTACAATGCCAGAGATGGATGGTATTGCTGCTCTTAAAGCAATTAAGGGTTCTGATCCAAGTGCAACTGTAATTATGTGCTCAGCAATGGGACAACAAGCAATGGTAATCGATGCAATTCAAGCTGGTGCAAAGGACTTTATCGTTAAGCCTTTCCAAGCAGATCGAGTAATTGAAGCGATTCAAAAAGCACTAGGATGA
- a CDS encoding flagellar biosynthetic protein FliO: MKMLKSFRLTMIFAFLVTFLFLYPTPASVYADADTNSVTDCIQNPEACNGDTTDPAAKQETNVSAAGDISAWEYIKMVLALIFVVALFYGLMKFLNKRNLNFQRNQMVQNLGGLSLGAQKSVQLLQVGKTLYLVGVGEDVQLLREITDPEEVEALLALYNERQELAATSPYIAEVLSKFKKKDQVSVRNEQKQDSFGTLFEKKISEIKQERSDEIERWKQKEKDDK, encoded by the coding sequence ATGAAAATGTTAAAATCATTTCGTTTAACGATGATTTTCGCATTTCTTGTAACCTTCCTGTTTTTATACCCAACACCAGCTTCTGTCTATGCAGACGCTGATACGAATAGTGTCACGGATTGCATTCAAAACCCAGAAGCTTGTAATGGAGATACTACTGATCCAGCTGCTAAACAAGAGACAAATGTATCAGCAGCTGGAGATATATCTGCATGGGAATACATAAAAATGGTTTTGGCGCTTATTTTTGTTGTAGCTTTATTTTATGGATTGATGAAGTTTTTAAACAAGCGAAATTTAAACTTCCAACGTAATCAAATGGTACAAAATTTAGGCGGTTTATCGTTAGGTGCTCAAAAATCGGTTCAGCTTTTACAAGTAGGTAAGACATTGTATCTAGTTGGTGTTGGAGAAGACGTTCAACTGTTACGTGAAATTACTGATCCAGAAGAAGTTGAAGCATTGTTAGCACTATATAACGAAAGGCAAGAACTTGCAGCAACATCACCGTATATTGCAGAAGTATTATCTAAATTTAAGAAAAAAGATCAAGTAAGCGTGCGCAATGAACAAAAGCAAGACTCATTTGGCACATTATTTGAAAAAAAGATATCCGAAATAAAACAGGAGCGTAGTGACGAGATAGAGAGATGGAAGCAAAAGGAGAAGGATGATAAATGA
- the fliP gene encoding flagellar type III secretion system pore protein FliP (The bacterial flagellar biogenesis protein FliP forms a type III secretion system (T3SS)-type pore required for flagellar assembly.), whose translation MNDLINVFSNSDPTNVSTSVKLLLLLTVLSLAPSILILMTSFARIVIVLSFVRTALATQQMPPNQVIIGLALFLTFFIMAPTFQEVNKEALQPLFAEEIGLEEAYDRASVPFKEFMSKHTRQKDLDLFLSYNQAEKPASVEEIPLTMLVPAFALSEIKTAFQIGFMIFIPFLVIDMIVASTLMSMGMMMLPPVMISLPFKILLFVLVDGWYLVMKSLLQSF comes from the coding sequence ATGAATGATTTAATCAATGTTTTTTCCAATAGCGATCCTACCAACGTCTCTACATCTGTTAAGCTCTTACTTTTACTAACTGTTTTATCACTTGCACCGAGTATATTAATTTTGATGACATCCTTTGCTCGTATTGTGATTGTCCTATCCTTTGTGCGTACGGCATTAGCTACACAGCAAATGCCACCCAATCAAGTGATTATCGGTCTGGCACTATTTTTAACGTTCTTTATTATGGCGCCAACTTTTCAAGAGGTTAATAAAGAGGCATTACAGCCGTTATTTGCTGAAGAAATTGGACTGGAAGAAGCTTATGATCGTGCAAGTGTGCCATTTAAAGAGTTTATGAGTAAGCATACAAGGCAAAAAGATCTTGATTTGTTTTTATCGTATAATCAAGCAGAAAAACCAGCATCAGTCGAAGAAATACCTCTGACAATGCTCGTTCCTGCATTTGCTTTGAGTGAAATAAAAACAGCATTTCAAATTGGATTTATGATTTTTATACCATTCCTCGTAATCGATATGATTGTTGCAAGTACATTAATGTCGATGGGGATGATGATGTTACCACCAGTAATGATTTCTTTGCCATTTAAGATTTTATTATTTGTTCTCGTCGATGGCTGGTATCTCGTTATGAAATCGTTACTACAAAGTTTTTAG
- the fliQ gene encoding flagellar biosynthesis protein FliQ has product MTGELVISIAERAIMIILLTSGPLLLVALVTGLAVSVFQATTSIQEQTLAFVPKIIAVFVAIVFFGPWMLSQVISYARDIFENLTRYIG; this is encoded by the coding sequence ATGACAGGTGAATTGGTTATTTCCATTGCAGAGCGTGCCATTATGATTATCCTTCTAACAAGCGGTCCGCTACTTTTAGTTGCCTTAGTTACTGGATTAGCGGTCAGTGTTTTTCAAGCAACAACTTCCATTCAAGAGCAAACATTAGCATTCGTACCAAAAATCATTGCTGTCTTTGTGGCCATTGTGTTTTTTGGCCCATGGATGTTATCTCAAGTAATTAGCTATGCGAGAGACATTTTTGAGAATTTAACGCGTTATATAGGGTGA
- the fliR gene encoding flagellar biosynthetic protein FliR, with the protein MNELIPHLTVFLLVLVRVSAFFVTVPFFSYRTIPPQVKITLALVLAWMMYYTLDVEPFAFNDEYILLVMKEALVGLLFGLIGYIIMSAIQIAGSFIDFQMGFAIANIIDPQTGAQSPLIGQFFNMLALLLLLAIDGHHMILNGIYYSYQFLPMDQFPSFANENFPQFIITTFTAVFAIAFQMAAPVVATLFLVDLALGITAKTVPQLNIFVVGFPIKIGVSFLVLFTMMAVMIQVIQKLITIMIYGIRDLMAILGGG; encoded by the coding sequence ATGAATGAATTAATTCCGCATTTAACGGTTTTCTTATTAGTACTTGTGCGAGTTTCAGCATTTTTTGTTACAGTACCATTTTTTTCGTATAGGACCATCCCGCCACAAGTCAAAATTACTCTCGCATTGGTATTAGCTTGGATGATGTATTATACACTGGATGTTGAGCCATTTGCTTTTAATGATGAATACATATTATTAGTGATGAAAGAGGCACTTGTTGGACTGTTATTTGGTCTTATTGGCTATATCATCATGTCCGCAATACAAATTGCCGGAAGCTTTATAGATTTTCAAATGGGATTTGCCATCGCCAATATCATTGACCCACAAACGGGTGCACAAAGCCCATTAATTGGTCAGTTTTTTAATATGCTAGCACTTCTTTTATTGCTAGCTATTGATGGGCATCATATGATTTTAAACGGCATTTACTATAGCTATCAATTTTTACCGATGGATCAATTTCCTAGTTTTGCGAATGAAAACTTTCCGCAGTTCATCATCACAACTTTCACAGCCGTTTTCGCGATAGCATTCCAAATGGCTGCTCCTGTGGTGGCAACCTTATTTTTAGTCGATTTAGCTTTGGGTATTACTGCGAAAACAGTGCCCCAATTAAATATATTTGTTGTAGGTTTCCCTATTAAAATTGGTGTTAGTTTTTTAGTGTTGTTTACAATGATGGCTGTAATGATTCAAGTTATTCAAAAGCTCATTACAATTATGATCTATGGTATACGTGATTTAATGGCCATTTTAGGTGGTGGATAA
- the flhB gene encoding flagellar biosynthesis protein FlhB, whose product MKLLLNLDIQFFSGEKTEKATPKKRQDARKKGQVVKSQDITSAIVMLMVFIFLFFFAGTLRDELLAFFRQTFIHNIRIETLTIDSVMHLFTETLIQMAFIVVPIMAIAVVGALAGNFLQFGFLFTLEPMKFDLKKMDPIKGLKKIFSVKAIVELLKSVLKIGFIGSVTTIIIWTNLPEVLALSFKSPWMTLITVGKLVGIMGIAASLVLLCVSLLDWIYQKYEYEKNLKMSKQDIKDEYKNSEGDPLIKSKIKQRQREMAMRRMMSEVPSADVVITNPTHYAIALKYDEDSMDAPRIIAKGTDFIAQKIKLIAKEHDVIMVENRPLARAMYDQVEIGDQVPEEFFKAVAEILAYVYRIKRKI is encoded by the coding sequence ATGAAACTACTACTGAATTTAGATATACAGTTTTTTTCAGGGGAAAAAACAGAAAAGGCGACACCTAAAAAACGTCAGGATGCTCGAAAAAAAGGACAGGTCGTAAAGAGTCAGGATATTACTAGTGCCATTGTCATGCTTATGGTATTTATCTTTTTATTTTTTTTCGCCGGAACTTTACGGGACGAGCTACTAGCTTTTTTTAGGCAAACTTTTATTCATAACATACGCATCGAAACATTGACTATTGATAGTGTGATGCACTTATTTACAGAAACATTGATACAAATGGCTTTTATAGTTGTACCGATTATGGCAATTGCAGTGGTTGGAGCACTGGCAGGTAACTTTCTGCAGTTTGGCTTTCTCTTTACATTAGAGCCAATGAAATTTGATTTGAAAAAGATGGACCCTATTAAAGGGTTAAAAAAGATATTTTCTGTTAAAGCCATTGTTGAGTTACTGAAGTCTGTCTTAAAGATAGGCTTTATCGGAAGTGTGACAACGATCATTATTTGGACAAACTTACCGGAAGTTTTAGCACTATCTTTTAAAAGCCCGTGGATGACGCTCATAACAGTAGGGAAGCTTGTTGGCATTATGGGTATAGCGGCTTCTTTAGTTTTACTTTGTGTATCCCTCTTAGACTGGATTTATCAAAAATATGAATATGAAAAAAATCTTAAAATGTCTAAGCAAGATATTAAAGATGAATATAAAAATAGTGAGGGTGACCCTCTGATTAAATCAAAAATCAAACAACGACAACGTGAAATGGCCATGCGACGTATGATGTCAGAGGTGCCAAGTGCAGATGTTGTCATCACTAACCCTACTCACTATGCGATTGCCCTCAAATATGATGAGGATAGCATGGATGCCCCACGTATAATTGCTAAGGGGACAGACTTTATCGCTCAAAAAATTAAACTGATTGCCAAAGAACATGACGTCATTATGGTTGAAAATAGACCATTAGCACGTGCTATGTATGATCAAGTTGAAATTGGTGATCAAGTACCAGAGGAATTTTTTAAAGCAGTAGCAGAAATACTTGCTTATGTTTACCGCATTAAGCGAAAAATTTAA